The nucleotide window CGATGTGTAAGGAGGCTATTCTATTTCCATTGTCGCGCAAGCGCTGATCGGATGTTCTCCCGACCGACTTCTAAAGGCCAATCTTAAAGTCGGCGCTCTTGCCGAGAGCCCCAGACTCCGATGGGGATGTCCGGTGCGTCAATGCGGCCGCAGGCCTGACGCGACCCTCGCCGCTTTGCGGATCGCTTCCGGGTGCGGCTCGCCGGCCGGAACGACCCAGCTTCCGCCGACACAGAGGACCTGGCTGATCGCGAGCCAGTCCGGCGCAGTCGCTTCGGTGATTCCACCGGTCGGGCAGAAGTGCACCTGTCCAAACGGTCCAGTGAGCGCCTTCAGCGCCTTGATCCCTCCAGCGGCCTCCGCCGGGAAGAACTTGAAGCGGTCGAGGCCATGGTCGAGGCCACGCATGATGTCGGCGGCATTGGCAACGCCTGGCAGGAAGGGGATGCCGCGATCGATCGCGGCCTTCGTGAGAGGATCGGTGAGACCGGGACTGACGATGAATTGCGCCCCGGCCTCCATCGCCGCATCGAGATCTCGTTCATTGAGGACGGTGCCGGCACCCACCACCGCACCCTCGACTTGAGCCATGATGCGGATGACCTCCAGGGCGGAGGATGTCCGCAGAGTCACCTCCAGCGCCGTGAGTCCCCCGTCGACCAACGCCATGGCGATGGCCTCGGCGTCGCTCGCCTTCTCGATCACGAGGACAGGGATTACGGGAACAGAGCGCATCAGTGCGTCGATATTCGTCATTGAGAGGCATCCTTGCGAAAGGCGGAGCATCTATCGGTCAAGGGATCGACGCGCAGAGGTCAAGCGCGCCCTCTCCCGCGCAGGAGGGGGTGAAGGGGCTATTATTTAAAGCCCCGCCGCAGCGAGCATCGCGGAAGCGCCCTGCTCGGCACCATCGGCGCCGTGCCGCATGAAGGCGAAGAGTTCACGCCCGGTCCCGAGAGCCGGCGGCGGTGCGGTGGCATCGCCCCTGGCATCCCACTCCGCCGGGTCGACGAGCGCCTGAAGCGCTCCGTCCTCGGCGCTGAGGCGGACGATGTCGCCGTCGCGCAGTTTCGCCAGCGGGCCGCCTCCGAGTGCCTCGGGGCTCAGGTGGATCGCTGCCGGCACCTTGCCGGAGGCGCCGGACATGCGGCCGTCGGTGACGAGGGCGACGCGGAATCCGCGATCCTGAAGCACGCCAAGTTGCGGCGTCAGCTTGTGAAGTTCGGGCATGCCATTGGCCTTCGGCCCTTGGAAGCGGACGACGACGACGACGTCCCGCTCCAATTCACCGGCCTTGAAGGCAGCCATGACGTCGTCCTGGTCGTCGAACACCCGTGCCGGTGCCTCGACCGTCCAGCGCGACGGATCGACGGCGCTGGTCTTGAAAGTGGCCCGGCCGAGATTGCCCTTGACCAGCCGCATTCCGCCATCCGGCTGGAAGGCGTTTGCGGGGCCGCGCAGGATGCTTTCGTCATGCGAGGCCGCGGGCGCGTCCTCGAACACCAATACGTCATCGATCAGCTTGGGGTCACGGGCATGGTCGCGCAAACGGCCGCCGGCGACGGTCAGGATATCGTCGTGCAGCAGACCGGCATCGATGAGGCTGGCGATCACATAGGACATCCCGCCGGCGGCGTGGAAGTGGTTCACGTCTCCCGAGCCATTGGGATAGACCTTGGCGACCTGTGGGATGACGGCGGAGAGCCGGTCGAAATCTTCCCAGTCGATCAGGATGCCGGCCGCCCGCGCGATCGCCGGGAGGTGGATCGCGTGGTTGGTGGAACCACCGGTGGCCAGCAATCCGATGACGGCGTTGATGATCGCCTTCTCGTCGACACAGCGGCCCAGGGGGCGGTAATCGTTGCCGGCGGCACCGATCTCGGTAAGTCGGTGAACGGCCGCGCGGGTGACGGCCTGGCGCAATTTCGTACCGGGATTGATGAAGGACGCGCCTGGCATGTGCAGGCCCATCACATCCATCATCATCTGGTTGGAATTGGCGGTGCCATAGAACGTGCAGGTTCCAGCGCCGTGATACGACGCGGATTCGGATTCGAGAAGCTCGTCGCGACCGACCTTGCCCTCTGCATAGAGCTGGCGGATGCGCTGCTTCTCCTTGTTGGCGAGGCCCGACGGCATCGGTCCGGCCGGGATCAGGATCTGCGGCAGGTGGCCGAAGCGGAGCGCGCCGATTAGCAGCCCCGGCACGATCTTGTCGCAGATGCCGAGCAGCGCCGCGCTGTCGAACATGCCG belongs to Methylobacterium sp. 77 and includes:
- the eda gene encoding bifunctional 4-hydroxy-2-oxoglutarate aldolase/2-dehydro-3-deoxy-phosphogluconate aldolase, translated to MTNIDALMRSVPVIPVLVIEKASDAEAIAMALVDGGLTALEVTLRTSSALEVIRIMAQVEGAVVGAGTVLNERDLDAAMEAGAQFIVSPGLTDPLTKAAIDRGIPFLPGVANAADIMRGLDHGLDRFKFFPAEAAGGIKALKALTGPFGQVHFCPTGGITEATAPDWLAISQVLCVGGSWVVPAGEPHPEAIRKAARVASGLRPH
- the edd gene encoding phosphogluconate dehydratase; amino-acid sequence: MTELHPEVAAVTERVVARSKASRRAYLDLIARERDAGVHRPMLNCGNLAHGFAASGEDKPAIKSGRTMNIGIVTAYNDMLSAHQPYGRYPEQMKLFAREVGATAQVAGGVPAMCDGVTQGQRGMELSLFSRDTIALSTAVGLSHGMFDSAALLGICDKIVPGLLIGALRFGHLPQILIPAGPMPSGLANKEKQRIRQLYAEGKVGRDELLESESASYHGAGTCTFYGTANSNQMMMDVMGLHMPGASFINPGTKLRQAVTRAAVHRLTEIGAAGNDYRPLGRCVDEKAIINAVIGLLATGGSTNHAIHLPAIARAAGILIDWEDFDRLSAVIPQVAKVYPNGSGDVNHFHAAGGMSYVIASLIDAGLLHDDILTVAGGRLRDHARDPKLIDDVLVFEDAPAASHDESILRGPANAFQPDGGMRLVKGNLGRATFKTSAVDPSRWTVEAPARVFDDQDDVMAAFKAGELERDVVVVVRFQGPKANGMPELHKLTPQLGVLQDRGFRVALVTDGRMSGASGKVPAAIHLSPEALGGGPLAKLRDGDIVRLSAEDGALQALVDPAEWDARGDATAPPPALGTGRELFAFMRHGADGAEQGASAMLAAAGL